A region of the Acanthopagrus latus isolate v.2019 chromosome 18, fAcaLat1.1, whole genome shotgun sequence genome:
acacctgCAGAATTTCATGATTGCATCTTTGACAGCTACAGTGCTGtaactgacaaaatgtgttcacagagagacagacatatcACCTTAAAGCAGTGGTGGGCTGTCTCTGCTGGCCTAAACACTATCAGAATCACTGActtatgtttaaatatattttttcttccaTGACTATGTATTAAATGGCTCATAGCTTTTCTCTTGGTTGCGCTGCTTCCACTAGTATGTTTATGTTAAAGATTTTATCCAATCATATTTCAGCCGTCATGTGTTGCCAGGGTCAAAGAAATCTGCCTTGATGGCTCCAGAATCGATAGTGCTGGTGTCTGTAGCTTAAAGTAAGTGCCAATGAAACTGTTGCTTTAACCAATCAGATTTCGAGTTGGCAACATCGAGGCCATTTTCACGTGCTTTGATTGGATGGTCACAAGGCGTGCTTGCTCAGTGCTCAGTCACGCAAGACCTATCTTAACTAGCGAGCTGTGATTGATAGCTGTCGTTGAAAATGGCAACAGGTGGAGATGATATTGATACAGCAGGTCTGATAGGCATGGTTCGCAATTGCCTTAAAGGATTTCTTAGGGAATAGAATTTGCCTCTGTATTGGACAAATAATTTGTGATAAAGTAAtgataaacattaaacatatatatacacacttgTTGCATAGTTGTATATtgcaaaaataatgtttggCCTTATCAAAATCCCACAGCACACCTGGACACCAATGAGAACGACTGCACCTTAAAAAGCTTTTAGGTTTTTTGTCAGTAGTAAAGATTTACGTCAGCCAATTGAAGAGATACATTTCTATTGGAACACTTTTGGTCCCACAGCTAAGTAAAATGTGACGGATTAAAAAGTTCAGCAACTCACCATGAGAGACTCCGAGCAGCATCAGCAACAGTCCAGTAACGGCCTCCATGTCTCCGCAGTGTTCAACCTCTGTTGATCCAGTCAGCTGCTCTTAAGCTGAGCTGTCTGAAGGGTCtcagaaaaagaggaaggagaagaaaaagaagaagaagaagaagaaggtgaagtaATCAGAAATCAGTTTTGGATAGTAAGGTGTGAAACTTGGACAACACAGGATGTTGTTAAAATAGTACACTTTGGAGGTGTAAGAGGAAGCTGAGCTAATGTGGTCGGTACTTGCAAAGTTATCGACCGTAAAAGCCTCAGAAACAACTCAAGAACTGTCCAGTTTAAGATTCTTACATAAAACCGTTTCTCCGTCGCAGACATTTAGTTTAGTTGTTAGACAAATATACACAGTCACTGAGCTTTGCACAACATCAATTTGAAATAGTGAAACAAATTCAAGTTGAATGCTCAGAAATTGTGTGATGTAACATCAGAAAAAACGTTTCTATTGTTTTGCTTTACATCCATTTTCACTTTGAGGtcatgcagctttaattattataaaGATCTTATAAACCAAAACGCCACATAGACTTACTGGATCACTACCTCTGTGAAGGACTTTATCATTGAACCTCTTGGTCCAAAGTCCATCATCGTATCGACACAATATTAAAGGCGCATGCCACCATGCACTGTGTGTAGATGCTGCACTTGTTCAGtcaataaaagcaacaacagtAACCTCTGTGAACCAGTAGAGGGAAACCTCACACCTGATACTGGTGATGAATCTGGTATCAGctgtcattaaaggaacagttcatgatcaaacatactgtatgtcaacATACAGGAAGCTTTCATGAACTTttatgactgactgacaggtttTGAATACAGAACACTGACatttgacattatttacattagtACTCAGTGACAGAATTAACATATTTGTAATCATGataagatgagaaaaaaacaataaatcgTTATTCAcataattaaatattttcagacTCAAGCACTTAAATCACACGTGTGAATATGCTCATAAAATGACAGTTTACTCTTTAAGATaccaaatcaacatttttagaatatACAGCTAAAAAGTGAACACAGTTTATCTCCATAAACATCAACTTTtctctgtgaagaaaaacatcaaacatatATGAAACATAAAAGTCAAATGGCTCCACTTGTGATCATAGAACCTGAGTTACAACACATCACCTTTGTTCAATCAGAGCTtccacagtgacacaaatgaagTGAACACCCAGAGACTTATTATGGGAAGGTGTTTGTGAGCTGCTGAGAAGTGAATCTGAAAGGAATAAGAAGAGATTATAATTTTGACTCTaatctgtttttacatccaTGAAGACTCGTGTCCAATCACAACAGCTGAGAGGCGACACTGAGATGTTGGTTCAGAAAGTTAAAGTTCAGATGCAGAACTTCTCATTTCAACCATCACAACAGAGTTCTCATAGTCCATCTCTTCAGGGACGGCAGAGCCTTCAGCTTTCTCatatttcttcttcctccaaaCAAAATAGACGGCGATCCCGATCAAAATAAGAACCACCACAACTGTTCGCAGACCACAGATGAGCAGGGACTGATCTGTTcagataaagagacacaaaaatcaggAGTGGATTTAGACTTAAGCTTTGATTAGTGAGTGAAGGGTATAATGGACATCATGATGTTACTCTTCTTACCCACAGTGGACGCCTCTGTTACTGTGATCGAGGTCGGGGCTGTTGTTGGATCAGTACACTGGGTTTGGCTGGTTACAAGCACTCTCTGTGATACGTGCATCCCTTTGGATAAGCTGCAGTCAGTGAATCTGAAGCCTACAGAAAAGAAATAGATCGATAACTGATGTCAGCTAATCTTCAGCATCATAAtcatcaaactgttttctgcTCATCTTCTCACTCACCACATGTAGAAATCTGACTGATGTGGTTGCTGACTGAGCAGACCAGTTGTCCTGAGACGTCTTCTCTCAGAGTGATGGTGTTACTGTCTTTATttccagagaggagctgagcgtctgtcagtgtgtgtccatcCAGAGTCCAGCTGTACTGAGGACTGTCCCCTCcctcagaggagcaggacaccctcatctctccctgggacagacactcagagaccagcaggacagaggacacaggagctgaaggaaacacactcacatcactTTAGATATCAACACGATCTTGGTTATTCTGTATAGCTTCTGATATACACCAGACATAGATACAGATGTATGAAGAATAAATATGTAGTTTAGCAATAAAATAAGACACGTGTGTTTATCAATGATGCTTCATTccacaaaaaagttttttacCTTGAATGTTCAGCTGTAGAATCTGAAGATCTAATTGATGTCCTTTCAAATCAAAGCTTTTTAGAGTATATTCACCGCCATCAGTCCTGCTCAGGTTATTGATCCTAAATGTTCCATCACTGGGAGTAAATGAGGATCTGGTTTCTAACTGATTAGTTATTATCCTATTCTTCCTTCCCTGGAGtaacattgtttcatttttgacccactggtatttgttttttcctgaggcTCTGTCCATCAGCCGGAGGACCACAGTTCCTCCCAAAGCTCCATAACACTGAGCTCCATTTATTCTGCCATCACAGGAGGTTTCCACAcctggaaatgtatttatagaCACAAgcattaaaagataaaacatgcTTAAACTAATCAGTCCATTTCTACTGATTTGattacttaaaataaaaaaaataaaaaaaaatgacagtacaAATATATTCTGTATAAAACATAACTTCTGTGTAGGGGGCTTTCTATGAAAAGGAAGGACATTTGTCAAGTGTTGTGAAGAACCTCTGGAGAATaaagtcacatcagattctgctttAATCTGGAGATGTTTAATAATGGGGGAAGATCTTAGAGATTACTTTTAAACTCTCGGTTTGAAAATGGGGATTTATCTTCAGTCCTGTTAATAAACTTGACTGCtgcagcaattaaaaaaaaagacaagggtGCAACCATACAATCATGACATCTTGGGTTATAATGTTTCCTCTGATGGTAAGCATCATGTTTCTACAATTCAATATCCCTATGagtgcttttttattttgaagcaacTTTAGAGCGTTCTTTAGTTTTGTTAAACACAAGagtgaaattgaaaaaacatattttttgaaaacagtacaGAAAGATTTAAAGaggacttttttgttttataatatttcTTTTAAACCGAAAAATTGAATGTATGaagtctttctctctgcctctcctgacTGTGCAGTAAAACCATGAACAAATGCAAGACAGCAAACCATCTAAAAAGAACCTTTATATACTGAAGAAATTGTAGCTCTAGTGTAACAGCATGAAGTCACTGTGATTGAGATTCAGATTCAGTATTAGCTTTATAACTCAGTCGATCCTTTCTACATATGGCATTTGagtgtgaataaaataaatcagctttCATCAGGAACGTCACATTAAAAAGTTCAACATCTCACCATGAGAGACTCCGAGCAGCATCAGCAACAGTCCAATCACAGCCTCCATGTCTCCTCAGTGTTCAGCCTCTGTTGATCCAGTCAGCAGCTTCCACACAAACCTTtctactttattttcatttacagcAAACATGCAGATCTTAAACTGAGCAGCCTGAAATGTCTTCTCATAGTGAACAAAGGCATACAAGGTCGGACCAGACAGGGTGCTGTTAAAATAGTAGCCTACAgctgagagaagaaagaggaagcagaatAAATGTGGCTAGCACTGGCAAAGTTAATGACACTTAAAGCATCAGAAACAGTCATCTGcttgtacattttttgacattcaAATATAAAACTGTTCTTCAGTTGCAGACATATTGTTGTGTTGGCTGAGCTTtgtacaacattttaaagtcactaaaaactgaaataagtaAGCTTTTCAGACAGATGAATGCACATTGAATCCTGTGAAACATGTTCACATCAAAAGGTCCTAtattttgtaagaaaagttgatttttgtgtctcatcCCCAGCTCGTCAAATTCTGATTCTTTTGGGTTGGTGGTCGGATCGACAGCCGTCCCAATGCTTCGGTAGTTTACGAGTTGGGAATAAGACTTAAAAATCAACTTTACAAATAAGACCCTTCAGGTTACCTACTTTTAATTAATACAATATATTTGACATGTGTGTTGCCTCAAATACtcaataaaacactttaaaacacaattCTTTCAGTTGTCCGACCATCATCAGTTGCGACAGGTGATTTTTACTCTGTAACATTGCATCAGTGTGCTCTAATTGGATCAACATTTATTGGCAAAATGTGACGAAACATTTCTGTCGACATACAGTAGTTTTACAACATCCCCAGACATCACAGTGATGCTTCACTTGTTTTTCACGACCTTGTTAAGGAAGCAGAATATCGCAGGCAACTGATCATGTATCATTTCCGCATCTATGTTGGGAACATGTTGTGcatcatttcttttcaattttgttttcaacagtCAGTGGGTGAATGTCCTTAAAGTCCATGTAAAGCAATAATCAAGATGTGATCTGAGTTTGTCACATTAAAGATGTGTTGTTAAACAATTATCCAAATTTGAATGAGCAAAAGAACGCAACGTTTGTAAAGTAAGGTTTCAATatcatgtaaaaatgtacacTGTTCTCCGCTCTGAATCGCAGGGGCCATGTCTGCTGGAGGATGACTTTGAGGAAGGTGGGATGACTTATTTGGTCATTTCACTAATCTATGAAGGAAGTGAAACAAATCATAAGTTGCCATCGTAAAGTATACACCATGTACATGGCTTCTAATACAAAGATCACCTACAATTATTATAACTAACATATTTGTtctggctgctgttttctgcCGTTGTATCATCATCCACATGTGAGACAGGTGAACATATGTATGTTGTGAAAACACTTgcacaacatttaacatgtaCACAGCCAGACATCTTTTGATTTTCAACGTAATTTGCTGAAATGAAACTGGACGCTAGGGAAACTGGATTTTTgacggattttttttttttttttttttttctgacaggtgTTGTAACTTTCAACTCTGTGACACTACTTCTGCAGAAAAGTATATATTTAGATACTGAAAACAACTGAGAGGTCACTGATAAAGTGCAtttaccacaaacacaaatgtctcTTGTATCCAGGCCATTTTAAAGTgaatataaacagaaataacGTGTGTGTAACCCAAACACAGCCTGTAGATGTCGTcctaacacaacatgacacaaccTTCAGAGATAAactacttcagctgtttttctcctggtCATCTTTAAAGTCTCTGATGTGATTTTAAGTGACAGCACTGAACCATAAACAACATCTAAGTAATTGTGAGTGGTGCATTCTGTAGCTATAAAAGGATTGCTTTTATCAATTAGAGATATATATATTAGAGATACATCAACATCCGGCTTCTAACAGAGTTTAACATAGGTgaagaatgacaacaataaaaatgaaaataatccccATATTTGAAGCATTCTGCTCTATTTAAAGAGATTCTGCTGAGGTTACAACCTTTTCGTGTGTGTGGATTTATGACCAGCAATCTTTCATTGTTGTTTGACAAAGATAATATCACAACTATAATGATTTACACCATTTTATTCTCAACAGTGACCCGATACACAGCTGCTGCACTAAAATTAGAAGAACATGAAGTGCATACGGGAAATCTTTTTCACCATCAATGCAAGATGCAAAATGATAACTCCAAAGAATTTGAATGTATGAAGCCACAGAAATGCTAAAAGTCCTGTTTGCAGTTTGTTCCTGGcgtcctctgtgtttcattgttgACACTGATCCTTCAAGTCTGAACTCATACGGAGCGCATTTTGTCTCAGTTATATACTCGAgcctgcacaaaacacaaaatgaactTCCATTTAAAGCAGAACAAAAGGGGTTTGACATTTCCACCCATGTATCATGACTGAAAAGTTCAAATGCAAACAGATCTGTGCAGTCTTACCTGACTTCCTATTACGCTTCTTTTTCCGGCAGACACAGCAGCTTATCACAACCACTATCAGAACAAACGCTGCCACGCAACAGGCTATGATCACGATGGGCCAAATGTTTTCTGGAGAGAGAAGAACACAGTGGTAATTATAGACATTGTCATAAATCCCATGGGTGGGGGCAGGAAGGGTGGGACCCCCCCATCAATAACATGCAATAAAAGCACCCCTGCCCCCGCAGCCCTCAGCAGTGTCACATGATGCAGGTAGAGAACATGAGTGGAAATCAGAGTCTGTCGTTGGCGGCTAACCTACAGTAAGTAGTTCAAACAAAGGATAAGTTGGACGTTTCTTTACTTCTCCCACTGAATACAATAAGAAAAACACCTAATGGTCTTTGCTTGTGAACCGAAATAACAGCAGCGTTTGCAGAAGCAAATGTAGCAGTGTGGTTTTCCTTAACCGGCAGGATGACGTAGTGTTTGTTGGCAGAGCAACAGCACCACTGTTGGCATCCCCATGTGAAATCGCTCTTTAGAAAATAAGAAGCTCAAAAGCTGATATTAGACCTTTGCCCCGATTACACTGAACCTGTACAGCTTTTAAATTAGAGTTTTTTTCAAGTCCTTAACCTGAGTGTTGCTCAATATGTATTTTGTTCACTACTTCAACTGTAGACATTCATGCCAAGCATGACAGGAATGCCTTtgaacagagagaaagtcaTCCTTCTTCAATACATGGTAGGCATGtgtcagattgttgttgttttacttcaGTGTAATTACTTCAAAAACCAAGATGACAGTGTACACATCCTGTGGGTTTTAAGAACTACCATTATACATTACACACCTACAGCTGTTAAAGAACAGGAGTTATAAAGTGCACTGCAACAACCAAGAACAAGGTTTTTATTTgatgtaatttgatttgatttgatttgatcacCTCCACCAAAGATTGGTTGTTGTTCATCTGTGCCACCTGTt
Encoded here:
- the LOC119008153 gene encoding uncharacterized protein LOC119008153 isoform X1 codes for the protein MEAVIGLLLMLLGVSHGVETSCDGRINGAQCYGALGGTVVLRLMDRASGKNKYQWVKNETMLLQGRKNRIITNQLETRSSFTPSDGTFRINNLSRTDGGEYTLKSFDLKGHQLDLQILQLNIQAPVSSVLLVSECLSQGEMRVSCSSEGGDSPQYSWTLDGHTLTDAQLLSGNKDSNTITLREDVSGQLVCSVSNHISQISTCGFRFTDCSLSKGMHVSQRVLVTSQTQCTDPTTAPTSITVTEASTVDQSLLICGLRTVVVVLILIGIAVYFVWRKKKYEKAEGSAVPEEMDYENSVVMVEMRSSASEL
- the LOC119008153 gene encoding uncharacterized protein LOC119008153 isoform X2, yielding MEAVIGLLLMLLGVSHGVETSCDGRINGAQCYGALGGTVVLRLMDRASGKNKYQWVKNETMLLQGRKNRIITNQLETRSSFTPSDGTFRINNLSRTDGGEYTLKSFDLKGHQLDLQILQLNIQAPVSSVLLVSECLSQGEMRVSCSSEGGDSPQYSWTLDGHTLTDAQLLSGNKDSNTITLREDVSGQLVCSVSNHISQISTCGFRFTDCSLSKGMHVSQRVLVTSQTQCTDPTTAPTSITVTEASTISPCSSVVCEQLWWFLF